The Triticum dicoccoides isolate Atlit2015 ecotype Zavitan chromosome 6A, WEW_v2.0, whole genome shotgun sequence genome has a window encoding:
- the LOC119314302 gene encoding wall-associated receptor kinase 2-like: MEQPAATKILAAALTVLLLQLCLSAAAAQVTPGAGSRCPTSCGAVRVPYPFGIGDGCHWPGFNLTCDRTRAGETRLLVGSGLQVVGISLANSTVRVVDSAGQVKLNFTGPGGLDGNGTWGGVAGPYVLSEWRNQFVVTGCNVQATLIGDGGGGNVISGCSSFCSINDKWTGAVTNSSSTGDGATACSGIGCCETPVPIGRPSYRVEIKSLDSSNEHADRLPIAVRIAERGWFDGASAALLNDSPGYSPSRRPAVPVVLEFAVDSKPVVLPGVATSGCPVDARRSACRSSHASCRNVSGNYRSGYVCRCLDGYQGNPYLAGGCQDVDECTLPGMCFGECTNTAGGHLCRCPRGAHGDPRIRNGCITSSLGLSVGIGVGSGAALLIMVLGAILITRKMKQRRAKMLKKRFFKQNRGHLLQQLVSQKADIAERMIIPLVELQKATNNFDKAREIGGGGHGTVYKGIMSDLHVVAIKKSKVAIQREIDEFINEVAILSQINHRNVVKLFGCCLETEVPLLVYEFISNGTLYHHLHVQEPAPSLTWEYRVRIATETARALAYLHSAVSFPIVHRDIKSQNILLDGTLVAKVSDFGASRCIPVDQTETATAIQGTFGYLDPLYFYTGQLTEKSDVYSFGVLLMELLTRKKPCSYRSSKEETLVSYFTSSLAAGKLVHVLDPQVVEEGGKEVEEVAVLAVACVRIEGDHRPTMRQVELTLESLGASHYSFVMPDMDVPKYPVIEGTNMEETSRQYSLEAEYLLSSRYPR; the protein is encoded by the exons ATGGAACAGCCCGCCGCGACGAAGATTCTGGCCGCCGCGCTGACGGTGCTGCTGCTGCAGCTCTGCCtctcagcggcagcagctcaggttACGCCAGGCGCAGGCTCGCGCTGCCCAACCAGCTGCGGCGCCGTGCGCGTGCCGTACCCGTTCGGCATCGGCGACGGGTGCCACTGGCCGGGGTTCAACCTCACCTGCGACCGGACGCGCGCCGGAGAGACGCGGCTGCTCGTCGGCAGCGGCCTCCAGGTCGTGGGGATCTCCCTGGCCAACTCCACGGTGCGGGTCGTGGACAGCGCGGGCCAGGTCAAGCTCAACTTCACCGGGCCCGGAGGCCTCGACGGCAACGGCACATGGGGTGGCGTCGCCGGCCCGTACGTGCTGTCGGAGTGGCGCAACCAGTTCGTCGTGACGGGGTGCAACGTGCAGGCCACGCTCatcggggacggcggcggcggcaacgtcATCAGCGGCTGCTCCTCCTTCTGCTCCATCAACGACAAGTGGACCGGCGCCGTCACCAACTCGAGCTCCACCGGCGACGGCGCCACCGCGTGCTCCGGCATCGGCTGCTGCGAGACGCCCGTCCCCATCGGCCGCCCCTCCTACCGCGTGGAGATCAAGTCGCTGGACTCGAGCAACGAGCACGCCGACAGGCTCCCCATCGCGGTGCGCATCGCCGAGAGAGGGTGGTTCGACGGCGCCTCCGCCGCGCTCCTCAACGACTCGCCCGGGTACTCGCCCTCGCGCCGGCCGGCGGTGCCCGTCGTCCTCGAGTTCGCGGTGGATTCGAAGCCGGTGGTGCTGCCGGGAGTGGCAACGTCGGGCTGCCCCGTGGACGCGCGGAGGAGCGCGTGCCGGAGCAGCCATGCCTCCTGCCGCAACGTCTCCGGCAACTACCGCAGCGGCTACGTGTGCCGGTGCCTGGACGGTTACCAGGGCAACCCATACCTCGCCGGCGGATGCCAGGACGTCGACGAGTGCACGCTGCCGGGCATGTGCTTCGGCGAGTGCACCAACACGGCCGGAGGGCACCTCTGCCGGTGCCCGCGCGGCGCCCATGGCGACCCGCGCATAAGAAATGGCTGCATCACATCTTCTCTAG GTTTAAGTGTCGGCATTGGAGTTGGCAGTGGAGCAGCCCTTCTAATCATGGTACTTGGTGCTATTTTGATTACCCGAAAGATGAAGCAACGGAGGGCAAAAATGCTCAAGAAGAGATTCTTCAAGCAAAATCGAGGGCATCTGTTGCAGCAATTGGTGTCTCAGAAGGCGGACATCGCCGAGAGGATGATCATCCCCTTGGTGGAGCTACAAAAGGCCACAAACAATTTCGACAAAGCTCGCGAGATCGGTGGAGGAGGGCATGGCACGGTATACAAAGGGATCATGTCAGACCTGCACGTCGTGGCGATCAAGAAGTCCAAGGTCGCGATCCAGAGGGAGATCGACGAGTTCATAAATGAGGTAGCCATCCTCTCGCAGATCAACCATCGAAACGTGGTGAAGCTCTTTGGGTGTTGCCTTGAGACGGAGGTGCCTTTGCTGGTGTACGAGTTCATCTCCAATGGGACCCTTTACCATCATCTTCATGTCCAAGAACCCGCGCCATCCCTGACATGGGAATATCGGGTAAGGATCGCAACCGAAACTGCGAGAGCTCTCGCCTACCTTCACTCGGCCGTGTCGTTCCCTATAGTCCACAGGGATATCAAGTCCCAAAACATTCTGTTAGATGGCACTCTCGTAGCAAAGGTGTCAGACTTTGGAGCTTCGAGGTGCATTCCGGTCGATCAAACAGAGACTGCAACCGCTATCCAAGGGACATTTGGGTACCTAGATCCCTTGTACTTCTACACGGGACAGCTCACCGAGAAGAGCGACGTTTACAGCTTCGGTGTCCTCCTCATGGAGCTTTTGACAAGGAAAAAACCATGCTCATATCGGTCATCCAAGGAGGAAACCCTTGTCTCATATTTCACCTCTTCGCTAGCAGCAGGCAAGCTGGTTCACGTGCTAGATCCTCAGGTCGTTGAAGAAGGCGGTAAGGAGGTTGAAGAGGTGGCTGTGCTGGCGGTGGCATGCGTGAGGATTGAAGGAGACCACCGGCCAACCATGAGGCAAGTGGAGTTGACACTTGAGAGCCTTGGGGCCTCACATTATAGCTTTGTGATGCCTGACATGGATGTGCCCAAGTATCCAGTGATTGAGGGTACAAACATGGAGGAAACGAGCCGGCAGTATAGCTTGGAAGCAGAGTACTTGTTGTCATCAAGGTATCCTCGGTAG